Proteins encoded together in one Terriglobia bacterium window:
- a CDS encoding LLM class flavin-dependent oxidoreductase, translating to MGVDFGLFDWIDQGTVPLHQLYEERLQLLEAADTAGFFCYHLAEHHGTALGLAPSPSLFLAAAAQRTRQIRLGPLTYVLPLYDPVRLADDIAMLDNLSIGRLELGVGRGASPHEVRYFGIDVSRSRAMYEEAMSVLIAAMTSDRINFKGEHYQYEDVPVEVHPLQRPYPPLWYPTSSLESIPYAARHGFNFAGLGPAAHVRRQVDKYREVWNEHRNDPNRLNAHVRSPRLGIMRLIVVAETDAEGLQLARGAHDRWYRSITKLWHENNDHSMDARFSWESAAQNETVLCGSPSRVREQMTRLIETSACNYVLCVFAWGGLPHQQALKSLRLFVDEVMPAFSAPLR from the coding sequence ATGGGCGTCGATTTTGGGCTTTTCGACTGGATCGATCAGGGAACAGTTCCCCTGCATCAGCTTTATGAAGAGCGGCTGCAGCTGCTGGAAGCCGCCGATACTGCCGGATTCTTCTGTTATCACCTGGCAGAACACCACGGCACAGCGCTGGGGCTCGCACCCTCTCCGTCGCTTTTCCTTGCGGCAGCGGCTCAACGGACGAGACAAATCCGCCTCGGCCCATTGACTTACGTGCTTCCTTTGTACGATCCCGTCCGGCTCGCCGATGACATCGCGATGCTCGATAACTTGAGCATCGGACGCCTGGAACTGGGAGTCGGACGCGGCGCCTCGCCTCATGAAGTCCGCTACTTCGGAATCGACGTGAGCCGTTCGCGTGCGATGTATGAAGAGGCGATGTCGGTGCTGATCGCCGCGATGACGTCCGATCGGATCAACTTCAAAGGCGAGCATTACCAGTATGAGGACGTCCCGGTCGAAGTTCATCCGCTGCAGCGGCCGTATCCCCCGCTGTGGTACCCGACCAGTTCGTTGGAAAGCATTCCATACGCAGCTCGTCACGGCTTCAATTTTGCAGGGCTGGGTCCGGCGGCGCATGTGCGGCGGCAGGTCGATAAATACCGCGAGGTCTGGAATGAACATCGGAACGACCCGAATCGATTAAACGCCCACGTCCGTTCGCCGCGGCTTGGCATCATGCGGCTGATCGTGGTCGCGGAGACCGATGCCGAAGGGCTGCAACTGGCCCGTGGCGCCCATGACCGCTGGTACCGGTCCATTACGAAACTCTGGCATGAAAACAATGATCACAGCATGGATGCCCGTTTTTCCTGGGAAAGCGCGGCACAGAACGAAACCGTTCTATGCGGCTCGCCGTCGCGCGTGCGCGAGCAAATGACCAGACTGATTGAGACAAGCGCCTGCAACTACGTGCTTTGCGTTTTCGCCTGGGGCGGACTGCCGCATCAGCAGGCCCTCAAATCCTTGCGGCTGTTCGTGGACGAAGTGATGCCTGCCTTTTCGGCGCCGTTACGATAG
- a CDS encoding zinc ribbon domain-containing protein, translating into MPIYEYQCKKCGHQFEFLVIPSAPAAACPKCRHAKLDKLISLCSVSSEGTQQAHLKAARKAATAVHKDKQYEEHKAAHHHDD; encoded by the coding sequence ATGCCGATTTACGAATATCAGTGCAAGAAATGCGGCCATCAGTTCGAATTCCTCGTTATTCCTTCCGCGCCGGCGGCGGCCTGTCCGAAATGCCGCCACGCCAAGCTGGACAAGCTGATTTCCTTGTGTTCAGTGAGCTCTGAGGGTACGCAGCAGGCGCATTTGAAAGCCGCGCGGAAGGCCGCAACTGCAGTACACAAGGACAAGCAGTACGAGGAACACAAGGCGGCTCACCACCACGACGACTGA